CATTTTGGTCTTTCGATCATGGAGGAGCGTGCGCGGGATGCGGGGGGCTCTCTTTCGGTGCTTTCCATTGAGCCGCACGGAACTATCGTGCGTTTTACGATCCCATATCGATAGGTGGCGACTATGGGCTTGCCATTGGTTTCTCTCATGATTGTCGATGATCACGCCTTGTTCCGAAAAGGGCTCCGTGCGCTGGTCTCCCAGTGCAGCAAGCTCGAGGTGGTTGCCGAAGCCGGGAGCGGGGAAGAGGCGCTCGATCTGCTGCACTCGGTTGAACCCGATATCGTATTGATGGACATCAATCTTCCGGGAATCGACGGTATCGAAGCGATGAGGCGCATGCATGCGCTTCGGCCTGAGCTTCTTGTCATTATGCTGTCTGCAACCGATTTTGACGATCAGGTTTTTGAGAGCGTCAGTGCGGGCGCTGCAGGCTATCTCGTGAAAAACCTCGAACCGGAGGAGCTTTTCAGCACCATTGAGACAGTCTATCGGAGCGGTTCGAGCATCAGCAGAATCCATTTGAACCAGATCATGAAGACCATGGCTGCAAAATCGAGCAAGCATTCGGAAAGCGGAGCAGATCAAGACTGCCTGTCGGTGCGCGAGTGCGAAGTTTTGGCATTGGTTGCTTCGGGCTACACCAACAAGGAAATAGCGAGCGAACTGGTGATTGCTCCGAACACGGTCAAGGCGCATATCAGTAAAATCATGGATAAGCTCGGATTGCGCAACCGCGTCGAACTTGCTTCGTATGCGATATCGAAAGGGTTTGTTTCACGGAGCTAGAACGGCTGCGGGTGCCGATGCTGCGAATCCCGAAGCAACGCGCATGCGGGGAGAAAAAGCGCCTGGGTGCGGCGAATCGCAGCGGCCCAGGCGCGCTCAGCACCTATCCTTGCACGGCGTTTGCGCCAGCATCGGTTGCCGTCCCGTCGAGCATCCGATGCTTCTCGTCTTTGCGCATGAGCGCACAGCACACGATCGCCGCTGCGATAAAGCCGACGCCGCCGATGATGCCGATGGGCATGGGGCCGATGAACGGATTCCCGCCCGATACCGAAAAGAGTACGGCTGCGCTCACGAAGCCGTTTACGGCGCCGTGGCCGATGACGGCGGGCAGGCAGCTCTTCGCTTTCAGGGTGAGATAGCTGAACAGCGTTCCGATCACGATGCAGAAGATGCACATGGCGAAAATGCCGAGAAAGGGCCAGCCAGGGTATCCCACGCCGTAGTTGTGGCCGATTACGGTAAGCGGCGCGTGCCAAAGGCCCCAGATCACACCGGTGACGAGTACGGTGGGGATGAACGGCATCCTCTCGTAGACCTTCGGTACCAGATAGCCCCGCCAGCCCCATTCCTCACCGAAGCAGGTCAGGCAGTTCAGGATGGGCGAGAGGAAAACCCCCATGGCGAGCTGCGCCCACATCACGATCGACACCATGTCAGCCGGCATGGCAGCGCCTCCTTGTGCGGCGGTTGCCTCCTGCAGCATGGCGGTGGCGGCCGTCATTGTCGGGTCGAAATCCCCTGGGAACACGAGGAAGTACACGGCGGCGCCGATAACCGTGAGCACGGCGGGCCCGAACCAGGCGATCAGGTAGTACTTGAACGTGTGCTTGAAATCGACGGGCTTGATCATCGCGTTTTTGAAACCCTCTTTGGTTACAAGGCGCGTGATCAGCACGCCGATTGCGGGAACGAACATCATCGATCCCACGATGAACTGTACGGCAACCGGTGGCGCGGCGAGTCCGCTTCCCAAACCCGTACCCGTCGCCATCGGAATGACCACGAGGATCTCGAGCGCGTAGGTGAGGGCGAACGTGACGGCGAGATAGATGACGATCCGTTTCATGATGAGCCTCGTTTCTTTACCTTGGTCTGATCGCTTGCATTGTTGTTCTATCTGTTATAGCATAAATATAACAACAGGGCAAACGGTACACAAGAGGGAATTCCGAGAATTCCGGATCTTGCGAAATTCAAGAAAGGGAGCAGCTATGAACGAAACAACACCGGTACTTGCAGTCGAGCATTTTACGAAAACGTTCGGTTCCAAGCGGGCCGTCGACGATGTGAGCCTTGCGGTCATGCCGGGCGATATCTATGGATTCATCGGCCACAACGGAGCCGGAAAGACCACGCTGATACGCTCGGTAGTCGGGGTGGCCGGATTCGATGGCGGCAGCATCAGCATCGACGGCATGTCGGTAACCGATCGTCCCATCGCCTGCAAGCAGATCACCGCGTATGTGCCCGATAACCCCGACGTGTACGATTTCCTCACGGGAATTCAGTACCTCGACTACATAGCCGATATATTCGAGGTGCCCGCCGCCGTGCGCCGCGAGCGCATCGAGCATTACGCCGACAAGCTTGCTCTCACATCGGCACTCGGTGATCTCATTTCGTCGTACTCGCACGGCATGAAGCAGAAGGTCGTGCTCATCGGCGCGCTTCTCCATGAGCCGAAGCTGCTTGTGTTGGACGAGCCGTTCGTCGGCCTCGATCCGGAGGCATCGTATACGCTCAAAGGCCTCATGCGCGAGCTGACCGAGCGCGGGTCTGCCATTTTCTTCTCGAGCCACGTGCTCGAAGTGGTGGAAAAGCTCTGCAACAAGGTAGCCATCATCAAAGCGGGCAAACTCATCACCGACGGTCCGACCGACACGGTTGTCGGCGACAAGAGCCTCGAAGACGTATTCCTCGGTTTGGGAAAGTAGGCGTCCATCATGAGCAAACTCAAGCTTCTTTTGAAGGTGCAGCTACTCGGTACGTTCGGTATCAACAAAGCCCTCCATGCCGATAAGGCGAAAGCCAAGCGGACGATCGGGCTTTTCGTGCTTGCGGCTCTTGCAATCGGTGCGCTCTGCGTGGGCTACAGCGTGGGTGCGGCGTACGGACTTGCGGAATTCGGGCTCGTTGACAGCATTCCCTTCGTCGCCGTGCTCGTGGGTTCGCTTGCCGGCGCGGTCGCGGCGTTTCTCAAGGCGAACGGCGTATTGTTCGGTTTCAAAGACTACGACCTTGTGATGTCGCTTCCGGTAACCGCTTCCGCCGTGGTGCTGTCGCGCCTCGCTGCGCTCTACGCGCTTTCGCTCGTGTTCGGCGCGGTGGCCATGCTGCCGGCCTTCGGGGTCTACGCATCGCTTGCGCACGTCACGTTCGGCTCGGTCGTCATGATGGTTGCCTCGGTGTTTCTGGCGCCGCTGCTTCCCATGACACTCGCTATCCTGCTTGCGGTGGGCATCTCGGCCCTCGCTGCCCGCATGCGCCACGCCAACATCGTGACGGTCGTGCTCTCCATCGCCGCCGTACTCGTCATCGTTGTCGTTCCGTATGCGATGATGGGATCGACCGGGGGAGATGATGCGGCGATCACCGCGCTTGCCGCTCAGCAGCTTGTCGCTATGGAGGCGGTGCTGCCGCCGATCGCATGGGCGAGCGCGGGCATCACAAACGGCGACGCGCTGGTGTTTCTGCTGTTCGCTGCGGTCTCGGTCGTTCCAGCGATTGCCGCGATCGCCCTCGTTTCTCGTCGCTTCGCAGCCATCAACACGCTTCTCATGGCGCATCGACCGAACGGTTCGTTCTCGTTTGCGGGCAAAGATGGCGAAGCCAGGCTGCTCAAAGTGCGCAAACCCCTTGCGGCGTTGCTTGCCAAAGAGGCGGCACGCCTTGTTTCGACGCCGATCTACCTGATGAACGCCTGTATCGGCTACGTGCTCGTGCTCGTTGCCGGCATCGCCGCTATTGCGGCGTCGGTGCTCGGCATGCTGCCCGCCGACCTGTTCGGGGGAGAAATCGGTTCTCTTATCGGGGCGTTCCTGCCGTGGGCGATGGCCTTTTTCATCGGCATATCCTCGACGACGGCTGCTTCGGTATCGCTCGAAGGAAAAAGCAGGTGGCTTATGTATACGGCGCCCGTGCCCGCTCGAACGATTCTCGGTGCAAAGGCGCTTTTGAGCCTCGTGATCGGGCTGCCTGTTGTGTCGGTGAGCGGTATGCTGCTCGCGATTGCGTTTGGCGTCGATTTCGCGTCGGGCATTCTCTGCGTTGCGGTGCCTGCCGCTGTGTCGGTTTTCGTTACCATGTTCGGCCTCATGATCGACGCGCGTCGTCCGCGCTATGATTGGAAAAGCGAATACGAGCCGGTGAAGCGTTCGGTTGCCGTTATGGCTACGGTGCTTTTGGGGTTCGCCATTGTCGTGGTCGGCATGCTGGCGACGGCCTTTCTCGGCGCGATCGGTGGTATCATGCTAGCCGTTGTGTTAGTTGTTTCCGCGTGGCTGATGTTTCGGAATCTGTCGGCGGTGCCGTTGCGAGAATAGGGGTGCTGGCATGCTCGTACGTATCGACCAAAAGTCGAACGAACCGCTGTACCTGCAGCTCCGTTCCCAGATCATCGCCTCCATCGCTCAAGGCGATCTCGAGCCGGGCGATGCGTTGCCTTCGGTCCGCTCGCTCGCGAGCGACCTCGGCATCAACCTTCACACGGTCAACAAGGCCTACGCTGTTTTGCGCGACGAGGGCTACGTGGTTATGCGGGGCAGGTCGGGCGCGTACGTAGCGGATCCCTCCGACCACGGCGAAGCCCAAGCCGAAGCGGGGCTTGCCCGCATGGACGCGGCCATACGGGCGCTCGCGCTCGAGTTCAGGGCGCACGGCGGCTCGAAGGAAGATTTCATTGCGCGTGCGGCTGCGCAGGCGGATAGGGCATACGAGGAGGAGCGGTAATGGGCGAAGCGATGGATGCGACGGTGATGGTGGGGCTCACGCTCGTACTGCTTCCGATCGTCGGCGTGCTTATGGCGCTTACTCCCTACCTCATGAAGAAGAGCGAGTGCTTCGCCGTCACCGTGCCCGAGGTCGCTTCGACCGATCCGTATCTTAAAGGCTTGAAGCATCGCTTTCTGATAGAGATGCTGGCGCTCACGGTGCTTGTTACGGCTATCGGCGTCGCATTCTGGGTTCTGGACAATGCTGGCGGCGTCATCGCGGTCATGATTGCGGGAACGCTGCTGTTGACCTTCGGCGGCTACGCGCTCATGCTCTTCAACCGCAAGAAGGTGTCGGCGTACAAGAAGCAGCAGGGCTGGCATGCCGAAGCGCAGGAATCGGTCGCGTTCGTGGGCGAAGGCAATGCCCCCCGTGCGATTTCGCTTTCGTGGAACCTTCTGTACGTGCCGGTTATGCTTGTGACGCTTGCAATCGGATTCGTCGGATACGCGCACATGCCCGACATGATTCCCATGCAGATGGGATTCGACGGCGAGGTGAGCAGATACGCGGAGAAATCGCCGCTCGTCGTGCTCATGCCCGTGTTCATCCAGTTGTTTTTGGTTGCGTGCATGGTGTTCTCGCACTGGACCATGCTGCGTTCGAAGAAGCCCTCCGACCCCAAGGCCCCGGCGACTTCGGCGCTCGCGTACGGCATGTTCGCCCGTGCGCAGAGCATTTTCCTGCTCGTCACGGGCATGTCCATCTGCATTGCCATGGTGCTCATGCCCCTGTCGTTCATGGGCGTGGTCGAGCTCATGCAGGCGGGGGTTGCGATTATGGTCGTCTGTCTCATCATCGTGATCGGTTCGATCGCCATTTCGGTGGTGTACGGGCAGGGAGGTGCGCGCCTGTTCGCCCGCATGGGCGCGAGCGACGAGCTCTTGGCCGATGACGACGAGCATTGGAGGCTCGGTATCTTCTACTTCAACCGCGACGATCCGAGCCTGTTTCTGCCCGAGCGCTTCGGCATCGGCTGGACGGCGAACTTCGCGCGTCCGGCCATCTGGGTGATCGGCCTCGGCGGCGTCGTGCTCACCGTCGTGTTCGTCGTGGTGATCATGTCGATAGCGTAAACGGGCGGATTGCGGTCGGGCGTGCGGTGACGCGGCCGATAGTTGATGAGCCGCGTGCTGGCTGCAGGCTCGGGTTTCGATGGGCCCGCGTACTTCTCGAGAAATCTTCTTGACTCCCGTTTACTTCGGTGGCAGAATGAATTTACTTCGAGAAAGGAAGTAAATGCGAGCACCTGAGAACATCGATGCCTTTCGCCTTGAGGATACGTACTGGGAATTCCTCGACGGCGCGAAGGATCTGTTTACCGCTGAGCGGTGGCAGGGCGTTCTCATGGACTGTTCGAAGAACGAGCTTCTGGCTCTCGCGCACGTGTACCGCACGGGCGAAACCACGATGTCGCGTATCGCCGAGTACGTGGGCGTGCCGCTCAACACGGCTACCGGCATCGCGAACCGGCTTGAAAAGCGCGGCCTCGTCGAGCGGTGGCGCAGCGAAGCGGACAAGCGCGTGGTTTCGGTGCGCATCACCGAACAGGGCGAACAGCAAATGGCAAAGGTGATCGGAAATGTCGGTGCGCTCGTGGGTGCGCTGTTCGACGATTTGAGCGACGAGGAGCAACGAGTGCTGTTGCGGGTGCTCGCGCGGGTACCTGAGCTTTTGGCGAAAGGGGCGAAGGACGAACGGGCGCACGGCAGCGATTCGAGGGGTGGCATGAAGCGCATTGCCATCGAGTAGGTCGGTCGGTTGCGCGCGGGCGCGCGAGCGCCCTTTTTTCGACAAGATAGTTCGGGCAAAGAATAATTCGAAACAGGAAGTAAGGTACGGACATGGCGAAGATTCGGATATTCACCGGCAAAGGCGGTGTGGGCAAAACGAGCGTCGCGGCGGCGAGCGCCTGGAAGGCGGCAAAAGCGGGCGAACGTACGCTTCTTGTCAGCACCGATGCGGCGCATAGTGTGGGCGATGTGCTCGATCGGCGCATCGGCCCCGAAGCGGTACCGGTTGAGGAGAACCTCGAAGCGGTCGAGCTCGACGCCGATCGCATCATGGAGTGCGAATACGGCGATTTGGTACGGGGCATTACCGCCATGATGGGCAGCATGGAGTTCGGCGGTGAGCCCGACGAGGCGCTTCCCTCGATGCCGGGCCTCGACGGGCTGTTCTCGCTGCTCAAGCTGCTCGATTATGCGGAAAGCGGCGCGTACGACACGATCGTGGTCGATTGCGCTCCGACGGGCGAAACGCTTGCGCTGCTCAAGTTCCCCGAGCTCATGGGCTGGTACGTCGAGAAGTGGCTTCCGCTCGGCAAGGTGGCCATGCGGGTGCTTTCCCCGGTTTCGAAGAAAATCCTCAAGGTGGAGCTTCCCGACAAGCACGCCATGTCCGATATCGAGCGCCTCTACGCGCGCCTGCTCGATCTGCAGGAGCTTTTGAAAGACGGCGAGCGCACTTCGGTGCGCATCGTGGCGCTTCCCGAGAAGATGGTGGTGGAGGAAACCAAACGCAACTACCTGTATCTGAATCTGTTCGGCTACCGCGTTGACGGCCTGATCGTGAACCGGGTGCTTCCCGCCGAGGCGGGCGAGGGGTTCTTCTCCGAATGGGCTTCGGTGCAGAAGCGCTGCATCGAAGAGCTATCCCGCGTGTTCGGCAATCTCCCCCAGGCGCAGCTGGCATGGCACGAAACCGACCTATGCGGCCTGCGCGATGTCGCTCGGCTTTCGGACGAACTGCCCGACGATGCGGTGTTTGCGGCCGCTTTGCAGGTCGAGCATGAACGCTACAGCAGAACCGATGCGGGATGGTGTTTGGAGCTGTTCGTGCCGCTTGCCGAGAAAGGTGGGATGGAGCTGTACCGCGCGGGAGCCGATCTGGTGGTGCGCATCGGCGCGTTCAACCGCTCGATTCCCTTGCCGAACGCTCTGGCTGGGTTGGACGTGGTGCGTGCGAAGCTCGACAACGGGGTGCTCGCCGTCGATTTTGCGAAGGAGGAATCTGATGAACGCTGAATTCGTTGAGAAGATGGTGGCGGCTAAGCGCCTTGAGGCACAGGCGTTCGCACTGCTCGTTCCCGAGGGATTGCGCGACGCGGCAGCGTTGGCGGTGCGGGTGTGTTCGGCTGCGGCGCTCGATGTGCTCGATGCTTCGAACTCCCCGCACGAAGGTGAGAGCGACGCACCGTGGGCGGGTGCATGTGGAAACGGGGGACAGGTGCGGTCGTCTTCCAAGGCGAAGGGCGTCCGAAACGCTTCAACGTCGCATGGCGCACGAACATCCGGCTTGCAGTCGATCGTCATTGAGTAGGGAAAGAAGGCAGCTATGAGAATCATCCTGTACACGGGCAAGGGCGGCGTCGGCAAGACGTGCGTTGCGGCGGCGACCGCGGTGCATCTGGCCGAACGGGGCCGCCGCGTGCTCGTTGCGAGCACCGATATAGCGCATAGCCTGGGCGATGCGTTTGACATCTCTCTGGGAAGCGAACCCGTGCATGTTGCCGAGAACCTCGATGCGCTCGAGATCGATCCGGTTATAGCGGGTCGCGCCGCGTGGGGGAGGATGCAAAAGTATCTGCGCGAGCTTATGACAACCCATGCGCAAGCCGGCATCGAGGCCGACGAGCTGCTGGTGTTCCCCGGCCTCGAAGAGCTGTTCGCCCTGCTCACCATATTGGACATCGAGGAAGCGGGCGTCTACGATGTGCTCATTGTCGACTGCGCTCCAACAGGCGAGACGCTTTCGCTGCTCAAATATCCCGAGCGTCTCGGCTCTTTCATCGAAACCGCGCTTCCCCTCAAACGCAAGGCGCTCAAAGTGGGCCGTCCCGTACTCGAGGGCATGATGAAGATACCGATGCCCGAAGACTCCCTGTTCGACGAAGCATCCGAACTCATCGGGCGGCTCGAGCGGCTGCGGGCACTTCTGATCGACGACGACCGCGTGAGTCTGCGCATCGTCACGACTGCCGAGCGCATCGTCGTCAAGGAGGCGCGGCGTGCGTTTTCGTGGCTGCACCTCTACGGCTACAACGTGGATGCTGTGATCGCGAACCGGCTCTATCCCGAAGAAGCCCTAGCCGGCTACTTCGAGCGGTGGACCGAGCTGCAGCGCTCGTCGCTTGACGAGATCGAAAGGGGATTCGACGGCGTACCCGTGCTTCGCCTCATGCTGCACCACGGCGAGCTTGTGGGGCTGGACGCGCTTTGCGAGGCGGCGGCTGAACTGTACGGCAGCGTCGATCCCGAAGCGGTGCTCGCGTGCTCCGATCCGCTTGTCCTGACCGAGCGCGACGGCGAATTCGAGCTTTCGTTCGCGGTGCCGTTCTTCGATAAGCGCGACCTCGACGTGCGCCACGATGGCGAGACCCTCATCGTGGCTCTGGCGAACCAGACGCGTCGCGTCCCGCTGCCCGAGAGCCTTCGTTCATGCGACGTGACCGGAGCGCGCTACGAAGACGGCTCGCTTACGATTGCATTTGCGCGAGGCGGGCGATAGCGCATGGTTTCGCGCCTTGGCTGTCTGCTATCATGCTGGTGACGAGTATGGACGACCGAGGGAAATGCTGTGAAAAAACTGCCGCCTTTTGAAAAAGTGTACGAGGCGTACAGCGCTCTGGCTGACGGGCGCGTGACGCTTTGCCCTGACGAGCGCCTTGCTACCGTGGTGTCCTCGAACGGCGAGAAATCCTATACGGTTGTTTGGGACGAAGCGCATACGGCGTACTCGTCGAGCGATAACGCCACCTATTGGCAGGGGTATGCGGGCTATCCCGTGATTGCCGTGCTTATGGAACAGGGCCTCGTGCCGTTCGATCACGCCGTTGCCGCAGGGTTCGCGGGCATCGATTGGGCCGAGCTCAACGAGCGCTTCCGTCGCGATTATGCGCAAGCCGCTCGTGCCGTTATAGCCGAACGCCACCTCGATGCCGCGGGGATTGAGCGTGCGGCGCGCGCAGCCTACGATGCCCTCGCGGCGCTCGACATCGCCATTAAGCGCGGGTCCGCCCGTCCGCCGAAAACGAAGAAGGACTGAGCTTCTCCCCGCCAAGAGCTGCGCTGCTGCCTAGCCGCGCCTATGGGTTCGGCAGCCCTGCCTCCGAGGCATGGCCGGGGTTCTGAGCCCCTGCCGCCGAGCCGTAGCCAGAGGATCGGAGTCCTCGGCTCAAGAGCTGCCCGAGAACCGCACGACACTTGCTCGGCACCTTTCCCTTGCAAGAGTGCAGCGATGCGCTACAATGGCCCTTGCGCGCTTTCGCAGGAAGCGCGGACGCGGCTTCAAGGGCTCGCGTGCACTCGAAAAGGAAGTGCCATGAAACTCTGCATCGGCTCTGCTCTGTGCGATAGGAAAACGATGAGACATCGCGCAGGGCTTACCGGATAGGCGAAAATCCTATCCGTTTCTCATCGGAACCGCTCGACGGCGCACGCGCCGCATTTGCGCATACATGAGTGCAAGGAGAACGGATCCGATGGTCGAACCTCGAAGCCGCAGGCGATATCTCGTCTGCGGCTTTTACTTTTCGAGGAGAGACATGAAATCATCGGAACAGGATTTTACGAAGGGGTCGATCCCCCAACAGCTCGTCGCGTTCACACTGCCGCTTTTGGCGGCGAACATGTTGCAATACTGCTATCAGGCAGCCGATATGATCGTCGTCGGCCAGGTTATGGGAAACAACGGGCTTGTGGCCATCAGCAACGCGTCCATGATCTCGTTTTGCGTCGGGTCGCTTGCGATCGGCATGACGGGCGGCGGCACGGTTGCGATCGCGCGGTGCAAGGGCTCGGGCGACACTGAGGGGCAGGGGGCGGTGTCGGCGGCGCTGTTCGCATTGTCGGCCGTATGCGCCCTTGCGGTTGCCGCGCTCGGCATCGGGTTTGCGCAACCGGTGTTCGAGGCGCTCAACGTGCCCGGCGCTTCGCTTTCCGAGGCGGTGGCGTACATGGCCATCGTGTGCGGGGGCGCCGTCTTCACGTTCGGCTACAATGCGGCGTGCTCGCTCATGAAAGGCCTCGGCGATGCGCGCGGGCCGCTTGCCTACATCGCCTTAGCAACCGTGGTGAATATCGCGCTCGATATCGTGCTCGTCGCCGGGTGCGGCTGGGGCGTGGCGGGTGCCGGGTGGGCGACTGTCATCGCGCAAGGGTTCTCGTGCGTGCTCGCGATCGGGCATCTCGTGCGCCGCTATCCGCAGGCGCGCCCGCAGCTTGCCGATCGCGCGGCGGTGCGCCGCAGTGCGGCGGCTATCCTCCGCGTCGGCATACCTTCGGCGTCGCAGATGGTCGTGGTGAACCTATCCTATCTGTTGGTGACCGGCATGCTCAACGGGTTCGGTGCCGATGTGGCCACCGCTTCGGGGGTGGGACTCAAGATCAGCACGTTCTCGGGACTTCCCTGTTGGGCGATCGGGCAGGCGGTCACGGCGATGACCAGTCAGAACGCCGGTGCACGCAAGCCCGAACGCATGCGATCGGTCGTCCGTTCGAGTGCGGCGATGTCGGTGGCGGTGATCGGCGTAATAGCCGTCGCGACGCAGGTCTTCGCCTACGATCTCGCTTTCACGTTCGGGGCTACGGGCGAGGCGGCGATCGAGACAACGGTGCTCTACCTGCGCATTACCTGCTCGTTCAACGCGGCGTTCTATGCGCTCATGTACTGCTTCGATTCGTTCGCCCTCGGTTCGGGCGCGCCTCGGCTTGCGCTTGTGAACGCGTTTTTCGATGCGGTGGCAATCAGGTTCGGGCTCGCGTGGCTGCTCGGCTCCGTGCTCGGATTCGGGTTTACCGGCATCTACGTCGCTCAAGCGCTCTCACCGGTGATCCCCGCGCTCATCGGGCTTGCGTACTACCTGCGCGGCGCCTGGGCGAAGCGGCTGGAATAGCGCCCTCGTGCTTGCGGGGAACGGCTGATTGCTCTATACTGTATTACACGTAATACAGAAAGGATGTATGATGGAATCGATCCTTACTGTTCGATTGGAGAACGAGGTGAAAGAACAGGGCGTTGCCGTAATGAGGCGCTGCGGCTTCACGCCTTCGGAAGCGGTTCGCCGTTTGTTCGATTATGCCGTGAAGAACGATTCGCTCCCTTTCGAGCAGCATGAGCGTCCTTCGAAAGACGAGATAAGGCGGCGCATTGCAGCGTTTGACGCATGCCACACCAAAAAGCCAAGCGGTATGTCCGATGAAGAAATCCGCGAGGAGCGGCTGAAGGAGCGCTATGGAACTGGTGCTTGATACCAACATCGTACTCGATCATATCGATCGGCGCGAACCGTTTTACGAGCTTTCGCGTAAAGTGTGCTTGTTGGGGATCGTCGAAGCAGCCAACACGTATATCAGCGTGAACATGCTCACGGATTTGTACTATCTGCTTTGCAAGGATTTCGGAAGCCAGGGCGCTCAGGATATGATCGAGAACAACCTGTCGTTTCTTCGCTTGGTGGGCATCACGCCGGAAGACGCGCGCAAGGCACTCGCCGCGCGTTGGGGTGATTTTGAAGACTGCCTCGTTGCGCGATGCGCAGAGAAGATCGGTGCCGACTACATCGTTACGCGCAATGCGAAGGATTTCACCGCCTCGTCTGTCGAGGCGGTGACTCCCGAAGAGCTGTTTGCGCGCCTTGAGGCGCAGGGATTCGTGTACGAGGAAATCGACTGGTAGGATGCTCTCGTCGGGCTCCAGTCGCGATTGCTCCGGTTTCGCTGCCTGTGGCCGACTCGCGTGCGCGTTTTCGCATGCCAACCCCGATGCCCGTGCCCGAATCGAGTCTTTGCGCCGGCTCCCACGCTTGCGCCAGACCACACGCTAGCACCAGCCCGTCACGCCGGCCGAGAACGTCGACCTCGCGCCACTGCCAAACGCCAACGCCGTCGCATTCCGCACCCACGCCATCGCCGCATGCCAACGCTGCCGCATTCCGCACCGCTTCCTTCATGTTTCACGTGAAACATTTGTTCGTTTTTTGCTATACTGGGTGGAAAGACGAAAGAGGTGCGCCATGCTCATGCCGGATCGGATCGACGCGCGGTTCCTTGCTCCTTGCGGGGTAAACTGCTTCGTGTGCTATCGGCATCTCGCCGAGAAGAAGCCTTGCCAGGGGTGCCTTGCGTCGGATGAGAACAAGCCGCAGGCGTGCCGTACGTGCGCTATCAAAGAGTGCTGTGTCGAACGAGGGCATACGCGCTGCTTCGAGTGCCCCGAGTTTCCCTGCAAGGAAAGCAAGCGCATGGAGCGCAACTACAAGAAGTACGGCGTGAGCTTGATCGGCAACGGTTCGGCGGCACGTGACAGCGGCCTCGAAGCGTTCATGGATGAAGAGCGAGCGCGGTGGACCTGCCCCGAATGCGGGGGAGCGGTATCGCAGCACCGCCGTATATGCAGCGCATGCGGAAAGGAAGGCGAATGACTACCGATTTGAAAACGATTCCCGGGGTAGGCGTGAACATGGAAAAGCGTCTCAAGGCCGTCGGCATTGCGTGCGTCGAAGACCTCGTGGGGGCCGATCCCGAAGAATTGTACGAGCGCGATTGCCTCGTGCATAAGGAACAGGTCGATCGGTGCTGCCTTTACGTGTACCGCGAGGCGGTCTACTTCGCCGAAACCGAAACGCCCGATCCCGAAAAACTCAGATGGTGGGCCTGGAAGGATTAGACGGTTGCCTCTGGTATGCGTCTGTTACAGCGTGCTCCCGTCGAGATTGCGC
Above is a genomic segment from Raoultibacter phocaeensis containing:
- a CDS encoding ABC transporter ATP-binding protein — encoded protein: MNETTPVLAVEHFTKTFGSKRAVDDVSLAVMPGDIYGFIGHNGAGKTTLIRSVVGVAGFDGGSISIDGMSVTDRPIACKQITAYVPDNPDVYDFLTGIQYLDYIADIFEVPAAVRRERIEHYADKLALTSALGDLISSYSHGMKQKVVLIGALLHEPKLLVLDEPFVGLDPEASYTLKGLMRELTERGSAIFFSSHVLEVVEKLCNKVAIIKAGKLITDGPTDTVVGDKSLEDVFLGLGK
- a CDS encoding ArsA family ATPase; this encodes MAKIRIFTGKGGVGKTSVAAASAWKAAKAGERTLLVSTDAAHSVGDVLDRRIGPEAVPVEENLEAVELDADRIMECEYGDLVRGITAMMGSMEFGGEPDEALPSMPGLDGLFSLLKLLDYAESGAYDTIVVDCAPTGETLALLKFPELMGWYVEKWLPLGKVAMRVLSPVSKKILKVELPDKHAMSDIERLYARLLDLQELLKDGERTSVRIVALPEKMVVEETKRNYLYLNLFGYRVDGLIVNRVLPAEAGEGFFSEWASVQKRCIEELSRVFGNLPQAQLAWHETDLCGLRDVARLSDELPDDAVFAAALQVEHERYSRTDAGWCLELFVPLAEKGGMELYRAGADLVVRIGAFNRSIPLPNALAGLDVVRAKLDNGVLAVDFAKEESDER
- a CDS encoding DUF1648 domain-containing protein, which translates into the protein MGEAMDATVMVGLTLVLLPIVGVLMALTPYLMKKSECFAVTVPEVASTDPYLKGLKHRFLIEMLALTVLVTAIGVAFWVLDNAGGVIAVMIAGTLLLTFGGYALMLFNRKKVSAYKKQQGWHAEAQESVAFVGEGNAPRAISLSWNLLYVPVMLVTLAIGFVGYAHMPDMIPMQMGFDGEVSRYAEKSPLVVLMPVFIQLFLVACMVFSHWTMLRSKKPSDPKAPATSALAYGMFARAQSIFLLVTGMSICIAMVLMPLSFMGVVELMQAGVAIMVVCLIIVIGSIAISVVYGQGGARLFARMGASDELLADDDEHWRLGIFYFNRDDPSLFLPERFGIGWTANFARPAIWVIGLGGVVLTVVFVVVIMSIA
- a CDS encoding response regulator, with translation MGLPLVSLMIVDDHALFRKGLRALVSQCSKLEVVAEAGSGEEALDLLHSVEPDIVLMDINLPGIDGIEAMRRMHALRPELLVIMLSATDFDDQVFESVSAGAAGYLVKNLEPEELFSTIETVYRSGSSISRIHLNQIMKTMAAKSSKHSESGADQDCLSVRECEVLALVASGYTNKEIASELVIAPNTVKAHISKIMDKLGLRNRVELASYAISKGFVSRS
- a CDS encoding GntR family transcriptional regulator; translated protein: MLVRIDQKSNEPLYLQLRSQIIASIAQGDLEPGDALPSVRSLASDLGINLHTVNKAYAVLRDEGYVVMRGRSGAYVADPSDHGEAQAEAGLARMDAAIRALALEFRAHGGSKEDFIARAAAQADRAYEEER
- a CDS encoding MarR family winged helix-turn-helix transcriptional regulator codes for the protein MRAPENIDAFRLEDTYWEFLDGAKDLFTAERWQGVLMDCSKNELLALAHVYRTGETTMSRIAEYVGVPLNTATGIANRLEKRGLVERWRSEADKRVVSVRITEQGEQQMAKVIGNVGALVGALFDDLSDEEQRVLLRVLARVPELLAKGAKDERAHGSDSRGGMKRIAIE
- a CDS encoding CPBP family intramembrane glutamic endopeptidase, whose translation is MKRIVIYLAVTFALTYALEILVVIPMATGTGLGSGLAAPPVAVQFIVGSMMFVPAIGVLITRLVTKEGFKNAMIKPVDFKHTFKYYLIAWFGPAVLTVIGAAVYFLVFPGDFDPTMTAATAMLQEATAAQGGAAMPADMVSIVMWAQLAMGVFLSPILNCLTCFGEEWGWRGYLVPKVYERMPFIPTVLVTGVIWGLWHAPLTVIGHNYGVGYPGWPFLGIFAMCIFCIVIGTLFSYLTLKAKSCLPAVIGHGAVNGFVSAAVLFSVSGGNPFIGPMPIGIIGGVGFIAAAIVCCALMRKDEKHRMLDGTATDAGANAVQG